The following coding sequences lie in one Heteronotia binoei isolate CCM8104 ecotype False Entrance Well chromosome 6, APGP_CSIRO_Hbin_v1, whole genome shotgun sequence genomic window:
- the DPCD gene encoding protein DPCD codes for MAGDKWLAQLRSARKTALLGDGKRKIHYLFDNGKEMAEEYDMKTNQLLLRKWREKNALGASGSWQVEVGEPTMPAVGTLDCELIKESSANPVFMRKDTKNSFQWRIRNLPYPKDVYSVSVEKDQRCCVIHTTNKKYYKKFSIPDLDRFQLPLDCAALSFTHANNTLIITYQKPPEILAAEEELQKELKKVKAANDGDGECKTQ; via the exons ATGGCTGGGGACAAGTGGCTGGCGCAGTTGCGCTCGGCGCGCAAGACAGCCTTGCTCGGGGACG GCAAGCGAAAAATCCATTACTTGTTTGACAATGGAAAGGAGATGGCTGAGGAGTATGACATGAAGACCAACCAGCTGCTTC tgaGGAAATGGAGAGAGAAGAATGCTCTTGGGGCTTCTGGCAGTTGGCAGGTCGAAGTGGGAGAGCCAACCATGCCTGCAGTGGGAACCCTGGATTGTGAGCTCATAAAGGAGAGTAGTGCCAAT CCTGTCTTTATGCGAAAAGATACCAAGAACAGCTTCCAGTGGCGGATTCGGAACTTGCCATATCCTAAAGACGTTTACAGTGTTTCAGTGGAGAAAGATCAGCGCTGCTGTGTTATCCACACAACAAACAAAAA GTACTACAAGAAGTTCTCTATCCCTGACCTAGACAGATTCCAACTGCCTTTGGACTGCGCCGCTCTGAGCTTCACACATGCCAACAACACATTGATTATCACA TATCAGAAACCACCAGAGATTCTGGCTGCAGAGGAGGAACTGCAAAAGGAGCTCAAAAAGGTCAAGGCAGCTAATGATGGAGATGGAGAATGCAAGACACAATAG